A genome region from Schistocerca americana isolate TAMUIC-IGC-003095 chromosome 1, iqSchAmer2.1, whole genome shotgun sequence includes the following:
- the LOC124624717 gene encoding lazarillo protein has protein sequence MIRRSLLSVTAALVLLSVSCSAQETMGCADRSAINDFNATLYMGKWYEYAKMGSMPYEEGGVCVTAEYSMSSNNITVVNSMKDNTTHEVNTTTGWAEFASELHTDGKLSVHFPNSPSVGNYWILSTDYDNYSIVWSCVKRPDSAASTEISWILLRSRNSSNMTLERVEDELKNLQLDLNKYTKTEQSAKYCAGAEHVVGAMLSVAIASLFALLH, from the exons ATGATTCGCCGGAGCCTTCTTTCTGTGACCGCTGCATTGGTGCTGCTGTCTGTAAGCTGCTCGGCGCAGGAAACCATGGGGTGCGCCGACAGGAGCGCCATTAATGACTTCAACGCCACGCTG TACATGGGGAAGTGGTACGAGTACGCCAAGATGGGCAGCATGCCCTACGAGGAGGGTGGCGTTTGTGTAACGGCAGAGTACTCCATGTCGAGTAACAACATCACAGTCGTCAACTCCATGAAGGACAACACGACGCACGAGGTGAACACCACCACGGGCTGGGCAGAGTTCGCGAGCGAGCTGCACACCGACGGGAAGCTCAGCGTACACTTCCCGAACTCTCCCAGTGTTG GTAACTACTGGATTCTGAGTACAGACTACGACAACTACTCCATTGTGTGGTCCTGCGTTAAGCGCCCGGACAGTGCAGCTTCTACAG AAATCTCATGGATCCTATTACGATCACGGAACTCTTCGAACATGACGCTGGAGAGAGTGGAGGATGAGCTGAAGAATCTGCAGCTAGACTTGAACAAGTACACGAAAACGGAACAAAGTGCAAAGTATTGCGCTGGCGCAGAGCACGTGGTGGGGGCAATGCTCAGCGTTGCGATTGCGTCGCTGTTCGCGCTCCTGCACTAG